The nucleotide sequence AAATAATAGCGGTTAATGCTAGCACAGCTTGTTAGCATAGCACTGATGGAGGCATGCCAGCATAGCATGTTAGCATAGCACTGATGGAAGTTGCAGGGGGCATCATATGTCAACAGTGTTACAGCCCCTTAGGTGATAATGGGATTTTCAACATTGGATAATATGTTGACTTCAGCTAATAATGATCAGctacattgattgattgatggatttgTAGTCCAATCAGATCGTTATGTTGTTCTTGCAGGTCTTCCTGTCCTGTGTGGTTCCTCCCAAATATTTGATCCAATCAGGGCGTAGAGCTCAACAGTTTGGTTCCTGAAGATCTCGTTTATTTGAGATTGTGATTACCAGCCAGCGGGTGAGATGACCACAAACTACGAGATTGTGAAAAAATGTTAGATTCTCCAGTAGAAGCCTCGAGTCCGTAAGAGATCAACAATCCTCAGTGTCATAGCTACGTCTGCGATTGGTGGAGCtcactgttaccatggagatGTTTACTACAGCCGGCCGTGATTGGGTGGTTCAGTGTTGACTCAGAGTGACTCATGGTTTTTCTGGAAGTTGGAAGCTGGAAGTTGTAGGATCACTCACAATGGATTATGGGATGTGAAGTTCCCTCACTCTTCAAATAATTACAGACAGTCTTGTATCTTTGgccttttttgcatttttcaatattttctttttgctccGAATCAAATTATGTCCAAAtctttttgaaatgatttttgGAAACGGCAACAGAAACCATTAACGAGGAAGGTACTTCCTGAACCAGAGACGTCGTAAAAGGAGTCGCTCTAtttgctgtatgtgtgtttttcttggaGCCGATGAAATGTGAGCTCCTGATGATATTCTGTTGTAACACAAATAGAATGGAAAGAATGCTGCCATGCAccaatcagccaatcagcatCCACCTGTGAGGACAGGCCTTCCTGTTACCTGTGATGTCATTAATCAATCACATGATCAGGAGACACTTCGGTTTCTTTATGGACGACGACTCGTGTGACGGACAGCTCAGGATGCTGCCGCCGTGCTTCGCTTAGCGCCGCCGCCAGAGCCTTCAGGAAAGACATGAGGGTGAGACCTGGTCCAGGTTCAGGTCCGGATTAAGATCCAGATATTTTatggtttgatttttttcatccagatctTGGATttgttgtgattggctgaaCTGGCcgacaaagatgttttttttaattgatcttataaatcataaaataactaaaaaagATAAGAAGCACAGATTtccacagataaaaacaatgtGTAACACCAAATATCAAATAAAGCTGAGGAAATATGAAAACGTAATCACAGACCTGAATTCTGATCCGACAGAAAGCAACTGATTTAAAATCATTGATCGGTCAAAGTGCTCCTCAAGAAACGAAGCTCAGTTGAGTTCAGACTGAAAGTGCTCGGCAGTATTTAAAACGTTACCTCGTCGTGGTCGATTTCTGTGTCTCCAGAGATGACGATCCGTTTCTCGATTCTTGTTTCAGAAATTCCTCCTTTTACTgtctgaagagaaaaagagagaaaattgtTCTTCTCATTTTCTCACCTTTCTGTGATGCATGTGTTACCAGGGTGACGTGTGTGTAACCATGGTGATGTGTTACCTTGGTGACGTGTGTGTAACCGTGGTGATGTGTTACCGTGGTGACGTGTGTGTAACCGTGGTGATGTGTTACCTTGGTGATGTGTGTCGTGGTGCTGGTGTTAGACGTCTCTGCGGTGAACGTCTGCGAGCTCAGAACTCGACCTGCAGGCAGATCAGACTCCACTCGGCTCTGAGAAACATGAACATTAAGGtcaatcaataataattaatactctgaagatttgtttgtgtttcctcaaactattttattgttgttagtTTTGTGTTCAAGTCCGTTTATATaatgtgtgaatatatatttaataaatgaaatatcagccatgttttatttcatatatagGTAATATAAATTAGATTTAAGATAATGATTAATAAAATTGAACTCACCCCTGGAGCTTCGTACGTGAGAGTCTTCCTCATAACTGGGACCTCCTGAAATGTTCACACATCAAATTAAACATGTTACacatataacacacacatgacacagtATAAACATGTTCATATACATATTCAAAGACTAGATGAACTATCTCTTTTGTCTAAGCCTCGGTTCTGATGTGATTGTCGTGTTCTCTGATAAACAGACTCAGCGTTAAATGTTAGAGAACCACGGATCAATGAGCTCTGACATCATcagaaattaagaaaatagataataaaagtTTTCTTTTATCTCAACAGCTGAATTAACAACCAATCTGTCAGCAGGAACATTAGGGGATGAGCCTGAGGGGCGGGGTCACAGCTTCTACTGGGGGAGGCAGCTGAAGGGGGGCGGGGTCACCGGTTTGAATGGATGAGGGGTCAGAGGGGCGGGGTCAATGAATTTACTGTGGAAGGGTTCTGAGGGGCGGGGTCACAGCGTCTACTGGGGGAGGTATCTGAGGGGCGGGGTCACTGTTTTCACTGGATGAGGGTTCCGAGGGGCGTGGTCACTGGTCTCAGGTGTTACCTCCTGCAGAGGTTTAGGTTCTTTGTCATCATCGTCACTGTGGTGGGACGGCTGCATCTGATTGGACCGTGGAGTTGGGCGGAGTAAAGAGAGTGGAGGGGAGTTTTCACTGAACCTCCACTCGGCTTTGTCATCTTCGGAGTTGTCTGACTCCTCGTTGCTATAGTAACGTTGAGACAATCCCAGAGTAGGTCGAGCCCAAGGTCTGGTCTCAGGGCTGTTGTTCACCTCCGTACTACTTAGCTCCTGCTCCCCGTAGCTTGCTGTAAAGTTAGCATTCATGCTATCCTGATTAGCATTGTTAGCGTCTAGGCTCTGAGCCTGTATGACAGCAGCCTCCATAGCCTCCTCTACTGCTGCCTGCGCTAACACACTAATAGTATCTTCGCTAGCCTCGCTAGCATCTTCATCGCTCATTTGGCTACTAGGCTCATCATCGCTGAAATCTTCATCAGGCTTATCTACGGGACTATCACCCTGGTTAGCGTTGTAATCATCACTGGCCCAATCCTCTATGACATCATCAGTATGCATGACGCCAGCCTCtgggggagggggcagagggTTACTAGGGGGTGGGCCTACAACACTTCCTATTGCTACCTGGTCCACCAATGGCTGGTCCTGGTCATGTGATTGTGTCATCAAGAGGagtgtctccactttctccgacgtctgaaacacaaagacattgaCATCGTTAACCCTGATCtcacagacagggagacagagagaccaGGAGACAGTGGGACAGACAGGTACCTTCAGCAGGTTGTGTTCTCTAAAGGTTTCTTGATCTCTGGCCGACTTCAGCAGAGCGTTTAGTTCAGGAGACATTTCATCAAATGTAGGTTTGGgctgcatggacacacacacacacagacacacacacacagacacacacacacagacagacacacacacacacacagagacagacacacacagaaacaaactcaGGTAAAGAAGCATCTGAAACTTGGTCTGATTTTTCAACGTGACTAAAATATAAACTACAATCTGTAGCCAtgcgggggaggggggggtatAAGGGGCTTGATAATATCATATCAAATCGTATATTATCATAAAAACAGAGGATTCCACAAAAATCTTGGTTCAAATGAGGAGACAAAACCAAGTAACCAATCAAATGAAGGGTctactgacaggaagtgacgaGTGTTCAAAACAGAAAGTATTCtgggtaaaaaataaaaaacacaaatcagctGGTAAGTGTCCACCATTGTGATCACAGGAGAAACAAAATGGTGTCCGAAGGAAGtgaaggaggaagcagagagttTAAACTGaacactgcagctccacactgccccctgctggactcCCTGCAGCTCcatgctgccccctgctggactgcctgcagctccacactgccccctgctggactccctgcagctccacactgccccctgctggactgcctgcagctccacactgccccctgctggactccctgcagctccacactgccccctgctggactccctgcagctccacactgccccctgctggactgcctgcagctccacactgccccctgctggactcCCTGCAGCactccctgcagctccacactgccccctgctggactccctgcagctccacactgccccctggtggacttaaagtgctgttgttgttgtttatagCCGGTTCTAAAAAACGACCCACTGTATCTATGACCCGGTCACACCTGGTCGTCAGGCTCCTGCAGTTTCACGGAGCTGAGGTGTTAAGTTTGAACAGACACAAGCCAGCACAGTGGGGGGGGTTAACTTGTCACTGCGAGGACACTGTGTTTATTCCTCATGCTTGTTTCCATGACAATCATCAACCAGCCAATTAGCGTACCACTCTGGCCATGGAGGGTGACTTCCTGCTGGGGGCAGGACTTAggttcagctcctccacaggTGATCtgggatggaggaggggggtcatCACTGAGCCTCCAGCCCCTCGGGGGTCCAGCGCTCTGACCCCACTTCCTCCAGTCTCACTAATGACGACACAGATGGTGGACAGGGGCTCTGACGGTGAGATCGGCGTCTTCACCTCACAGATGGTCATCAGTGACCCCcctgtgatgacatcatcagcagcagagagcgGAATGACTCGAACCTGCCTGTCCAGGTCAATGCTCGGTGTCATGGCAACATCAGAGCTATTATCCCtagttgtcatggtgacagtCCTGCCCGAGGTGGTGTCGTAGCTCCGCCCCACAGTGTAACTcttctctctgattggctgaggggATCGTTGGTTTGTTATGACCCCGCCCTCCTGGAGCGCACAGGTGagcaacatcaaacacacaaactaatgaACCGATGACAGTGACATCAGCAAAGATACGGTTACGTTAGGTTTCCAGTAAACAATTATTTGATCAGGGTCTGTTTCAGGTTCAGTGACATCACATCCTTTTGCAGAACAGACTGCTGGGTCATTTGTTAAATGGAAACGTGGGCTGCATTCGTAAAGTCTAATAATATCCTTTCCTAACCACTAAAACATCTCCCTTCCTAACCACTATTCCTTGACCCTGATGGAATATGTCACTGGGTCAAGaaaagatgtgaaggagaagctgtgaggagttaggaaaggaacTAGGAAAGGAAAACCATTGTGCTGACAGAAGATACACACAAAATGTACAGCGCTCTGTGCAATTATAAtaaagtttcctgttttaaataGAATGACTCCTGAGGAAAgatgtttcctctgctaaaggagATGAGTTAGGAAGCATCGAGGCTCCTTTCCTCATCACCTAGAGAATTATTATTATGGCGGCTGCTGAAACACTTCAGGTCAGTTCACTCAGTTAAAAAGGTTCCTAAGATAAATGGACTTTTGGAACGCAGCCACCATGTGACCAGACCTGTATGACGTCACCGTGTCAGTGACTGAACACCTGAACGAACCTGCAGGATTGATGACATCATAACTAGTCAGGAGCCAATCAGAGTCTAGTACGAATCTGACTttacagtgaagaaaaaaatcatttcatgttttataaaaGCTCTGGAAGAAATAGTTACTGATTGACAGCTCAGTCGACCTACCTCTGAAGAGCTGCTGTCCAGTGGGAGGGGctaagagacagagagacagtttcagacagacagacagtttgtttatgttttatttcctctctgtcttcgCTCTCACCTCCTCTGGCTCCAGAGGTTCGATCATCGGAGAGTCGTCGATTCGTCGTAGCGGCGACGCAGCAAGACGTCTCTCCCATTCAgtcaccccccctcctccccctccctctaaGAAGGAGCGCCTGAGCGCGCTGATGGTGCTCTGAGGTTTCTGGACATCCTCAGGACTCAATGTCTCCTGGGGACACAAGTAGAAGCAAGAGTGAGAAGACAGGGGTAGGACAGGTGAGGGGATGGGGGAGAacaggagaggggacaggcaggAGGACAGGTGAGGGGACAAGGGGGAGAACAGATGGGAGGACAGGTGACGGgacaggggagagaagagaggggaggacaGGGGGAGGACAGGTGAGGGGACAGGTGAAGTTATATTTACCTGAGTTTTCAAATCTTCATCCTGATCAGACTGtcggagagacagacaggcagagagacaggttAGTGTCGTCCCCACAGTTTAAAACTCTCTGTCTCTTAATGTGAACATTTACCTCAGTGGCTGTCAGGTCTCCGTCCACAGTGTCAGTCAACTCCGTCTGAACACAAGCAAGACAGGTGAGACGGGTGAGATgggtgagacaggtgagacaggtgagacGGGTGAGAGTCATTAACCTGCAGGTGTTACCTTGGTTTCCTGTTTGTGAGGAGTCGGAGGAGAAATGTCCGTCGctctcgtctcctcctcttcctccatcacctcctgcaccacctcctccaccacgaGCACCTCGTCCTCtacgagagacagacaggactCCATTATCTCACAGCATCAATCAGCTGACTTATTATGTCccctctgattggttgtttacCTTgctccaccctcctctcctctgtcctcctctcaggtgttaccatggtgatgagGTCACTGACAGCTATGGATTTAGATGCTGCATACAGTCCTGAACccatatctacacacacacacacacacacacacacacacacacacacacacatacacagtcatCGGCAGCCACAGTAACCACAGTGACGACTCAGCCAATCAATCCTCATGTTCATAATTAACAGTGAAGCATGACTCGTAGCTCAGCCAATGAGAGCTCAGGATACATGCACAGAAGTGTGGGCTGGTCAGCCAATCAGCATTCAGACCATTATCACTCTACATCACACTGCTCCACACAAGCAATGCTAACAATGCTAACAaaattaacaataataactagTCTAACA is from Paralichthys olivaceus isolate ysfri-2021 chromosome 17, ASM2471397v2, whole genome shotgun sequence and encodes:
- the epb41l3a gene encoding band 4.1-like protein 3a isoform X3; protein product: MTTEPGEPQEAQLKEAEIFPEAASHSTPKQGAEGGANDLTTPLSPSARVARSPGRNTLSFRTMQAKVTLLDGSLFTCTVEKRSRGFHLFEKVCEHVNLLERDYFCLSFRDADNNKNWLDPAKEMKKQVRGVPWNFSFNVKFYPPDPAQLSEDITRYFLCLQLRQDIVSGRLPCSFATQTVLGSYTVQSELGDYDPDDCGSNYVSELCFAPNQTKEMEEKIIELHKTLRGMTPAEAELNFLENVKKLSMYGVDLHHARDSEGVAIMLGVCSSGLLVYRDRLRINRFSWPKILKISYKRNNFYIKIRPGEFDQFESTIGFKLFNHRAAKRLWKVCVEHHSFFRLVSPEEPPKKFLSLGSKFRYSGRTQIQSRRASAQISRPAPNFPRCVSKRNMLSRSLDGDMGSGLYAASKSIAVSDLITMVTPERRTEERRVEQEDEVLVVEEVVQEVMEEEEETRATDISPPTPHKQETKTELTDTVDGDLTATESDQDEDLKTQETLSPEDVQKPQSTISALRRSFLEGGGGGGVTEWERRLAASPLRRIDDSPMIEPLEPEEPLPLDSSSSEEGGVITNQRSPQPIREKSYTVGRSYDTTSGRTVTMTTRDNSSDVAMTPSIDLDRQVRVIPLSAADDVITGGSLMTICEVKTPISPSEPLSTICVVISETGGSGVRALDPRGAGGSVMTPLLHPRSPVEELNLSPAPSRKSPSMARVPKPTFDEMSPELNALLKSARDQETFREHNLLKTSEKVETLLLMTQSHDQDQPLVDQVAIGSVVGPPPSNPLPPPPEAGVMHTDDVIEDWASDDYNANQGDSPVDKPDEDFSDDEPSSQMSDEDASEASEDTISVLAQAAVEEAMEAAVIQAQSLDANNANQDSMNANFTASYGEQELSSTEVNNSPETRPWARPTLGLSQRYYSNEESDNSEDDKAEWRFSENSPPLSLLRPTPRSNQMQPSHHSDDDDKEPKPLQEEVPVMRKTLTYEAPGSRVESDLPAGRVLSSQTFTAETSNTSTTTHITKTVKGGISETRIEKRIVISGDTEIDHDEALAAALSEARRQHPELSVTRVVVHKETEVSPDHVID
- the epb41l3a gene encoding band 4.1-like protein 3a isoform X7, translating into MTTEPGEPQEAQLKEAEIFPEAASHSTPKQGAEGGANDLTTPLSPSARVARSPGRNTLSFRTMQAKVTLLDGSLFTCTVEKRSRGFHLFEKVCEHVNLLERDYFCLSFRDADNNKNWLDPAKEMKKQVRGVPWNFSFNVKFYPPDPAQLSEDITRYFLCLQLRQDIVSGRLPCSFATQTVLGSYTVQSELGDYDPDDCGSNYVSELCFAPNQTKEMEEKIIELHKTLRGMTPAEAELNFLENVKKLSMYGVDLHHARDSEGVAIMLGVCSSGLLVYRDRLRINRFSWPKILKISYKRNNFYIKIRPGEFDQFESTIGFKLFNHRAAKRLWKVCVEHHSFFRLVSPEEPPKKFLSLGSKFRYSGRTQIQSRRASAQISRPAPNFPRCVSKRNMLSRSLDGGSRTTPTPSLIGSPAITALPKANGGTHTDMGSGLYAASKSIAVSDLITMVTPERRTEERRVEQEDEVLVVEEVVQEVMEEEEETRATDISPPTPHKQETKTELTDTVDGDLTATESDQDEDLKTQETLSPEDVQKPQSTISALRRSFLEGGGGGGVTEWERRLAASPLRRIDDSPMIEPLEPEEPLPLDSSSSEEGGVITNQRSPQPIREKSYTVGRSYDTTSGRTVTMTTRDNSSDVAMTPSIDLDRQVRVIPLSAADDVITGGSLMTICEVKTPISPSEPLSTICVVISETGGSGVRALDPRGAGGSVMTPLLHPRSPVEELNLSPAPSRKSPSMARVPKPTFDEMSPELNALLKSARDQETFREHNLLKTSEKVETLLLMTQSHDQDQPLVDQEVPVMRKTLTYEAPGSRVESDLPAGRVLSSQTFTAETSNTSTTTHITKTVKGGISETRIEKRIVISGDTEIDHDEALAAALSEARRQHPELSVTRVVVHKETEVSPDHVID
- the epb41l3a gene encoding band 4.1-like protein 3a isoform X1 is translated as MTTEPGEPQEAQLKEAEIFPEAASHSTPKQGAEGGANDLTTPLSPSARVARSPGRNTLSFRTMQAKVTLLDGSLFTCTVEKRSRGFHLFEKVCEHVNLLERDYFCLSFRDADNNKNWLDPAKEMKKQVRGVPWNFSFNVKFYPPDPAQLSEDITRYFLCLQLRQDIVSGRLPCSFATQTVLGSYTVQSELGDYDPDDCGSNYVSELCFAPNQTKEMEEKIIELHKTLRGMTPAEAELNFLENVKKLSMYGVDLHHARDSEGVAIMLGVCSSGLLVYRDRLRINRFSWPKILKISYKRNNFYIKIRPGEFDQFESTIGFKLFNHRAAKRLWKVCVEHHSFFRLVSPEEPPKKFLSLGSKFRYSGRTQIQSRRASAQISRPAPNFPRCVSKRNMLSRSLDGGSRTTPTPSLIGSPAITALPKANGGTHTDMGSGLYAASKSIAVSDLITMVTPERRTEERRVEQEDEVLVVEEVVQEVMEEEEETRATDISPPTPHKQETKTELTDTVDGDLTATESDQDEDLKTQETLSPEDVQKPQSTISALRRSFLEGGGGGGVTEWERRLAASPLRRIDDSPMIEPLEPEEPLPLDSSSSEEGGVITNQRSPQPIREKSYTVGRSYDTTSGRTVTMTTRDNSSDVAMTPSIDLDRQVRVIPLSAADDVITGGSLMTICEVKTPISPSEPLSTICVVISETGGSGVRALDPRGAGGSVMTPLLHPRSPVEELNLSPAPSRKSPSMARVPKPTFDEMSPELNALLKSARDQETFREHNLLKTSEKVETLLLMTQSHDQDQPLVDQVAIGSVVGPPPSNPLPPPPEAGVMHTDDVIEDWASDDYNANQGDSPVDKPDEDFSDDEPSSQMSDEDASEASEDTISVLAQAAVEEAMEAAVIQAQSLDANNANQDSMNANFTASYGEQELSSTEVNNSPETRPWARPTLGLSQRYYSNEESDNSEDDKAEWRFSENSPPLSLLRPTPRSNQMQPSHHSDDDDKEPKPLQEEVPVMRKTLTYEAPGSRVESDLPAGRVLSSQTFTAETSNTSTTTHITKTVKGGISETRIEKRIVISGDTEIDHDEALAAALSEARRQHPELSVTRVVVHKETEVSPDHVID
- the epb41l3a gene encoding band 4.1-like protein 3a isoform X5, whose amino-acid sequence is MQAKVTLLDGSLFTCTVEKRSRGFHLFEKVCEHVNLLERDYFCLSFRDADNNKNWLDPAKEMKKQVRGVPWNFSFNVKFYPPDPAQLSEDITRYFLCLQLRQDIVSGRLPCSFATQTVLGSYTVQSELGDYDPDDCGSNYVSELCFAPNQTKEMEEKIIELHKTLRGMTPAEAELNFLENVKKLSMYGVDLHHARDSEGVAIMLGVCSSGLLVYRDRLRINRFSWPKILKISYKRNNFYIKIRPGEFDQFESTIGFKLFNHRAAKRLWKVCVEHHSFFRLVSPEEPPKKFLSLGSKFRYSGRTQIQSRRASAQISRPAPNFPRCVSKRNMLSRSLDGGSRTTPTPSLIGSPAITALPKANGGTHTDMGSGLYAASKSIAVSDLITMVTPERRTEERRVEQEDEVLVVEEVVQEVMEEEEETRATDISPPTPHKQETKTELTDTVDGDLTATESDQDEDLKTQETLSPEDVQKPQSTISALRRSFLEGGGGGGVTEWERRLAASPLRRIDDSPMIEPLEPEEPLPLDSSSSEEGGVITNQRSPQPIREKSYTVGRSYDTTSGRTVTMTTRDNSSDVAMTPSIDLDRQVRVIPLSAADDVITGGSLMTICEVKTPISPSEPLSTICVVISETGGSGVRALDPRGAGGSVMTPLLHPRSPVEELNLSPAPSRKSPSMARVPKPTFDEMSPELNALLKSARDQETFREHNLLKTSEKVETLLLMTQSHDQDQPLVDQVAIGSVVGPPPSNPLPPPPEAGVMHTDDVIEDWASDDYNANQGDSPVDKPDEDFSDDEPSSQMSDEDASEASEDTISVLAQAAVEEAMEAAVIQAQSLDANNANQDSMNANFTASYGEQELSSTEVNNSPETRPWARPTLGLSQRYYSNEESDNSEDDKAEWRFSENSPPLSLLRPTPRSNQMQPSHHSDDDDKEPKPLQEEVPVMRKTLTYEAPGSRVESDLPAGRVLSSQTFTAETSNTSTTTHITKTVKGGISETRIEKRIVISGDTEIDHDEALAAALSEARRQHPELSVTRVVVHKETEVSPDHVID
- the epb41l3a gene encoding band 4.1-like protein 3a isoform X2, with amino-acid sequence MTTEPGEPQEAQLKEAEIFPEAASHSTPKQGAEGGANDLTTPLSPSARVARSPGRNTLSFRTMQAKVTLLDGSLFTCTVEKRSRGFHLFEKVCEHVNLLERDYFCLSFRDADNNKNWLDPAKEMKKQVRGVPWNFSFNVKFYPPDPAQLSEDITRYFLCLQLRQDIVSGRLPCSFATQTVLGSYTVQSELGDYDPDDCGSNYVSELCFAPNQTKEMEEKIIELHKTLRGMTPAEAELNFLENVKKLSMYGVDLHHARDSEGVAIMLGVCSSGLLVYRDRLRINRFSWPKILKISYKRNNFYIKIRPGEFDQFESTIGFKLFNHRAAKRLWKVCVEHHSFFRLVSPEEPPKKFLSLGSKFRYSGRTQIQSRRASAQISRPAPNFPRCVSKRNMLSRSLDGGSRTTPTPSLIGSPAITALPKANGGTHTDMGSGLYAASKSIAVSDLITMVTPERRTEERRVEQEDEVLVVEEVVQEVMEEEEETRATDISPPTPHKQETKTELTDTVDGDLTATESDQDEDLKTQETLSPEDVQKPQSTISALRRSFLEGGGGGGVTEWERRLAASPLRRIDDSPMIEPLEPEEPLPLDSSSSEGGVITNQRSPQPIREKSYTVGRSYDTTSGRTVTMTTRDNSSDVAMTPSIDLDRQVRVIPLSAADDVITGGSLMTICEVKTPISPSEPLSTICVVISETGGSGVRALDPRGAGGSVMTPLLHPRSPVEELNLSPAPSRKSPSMARVPKPTFDEMSPELNALLKSARDQETFREHNLLKTSEKVETLLLMTQSHDQDQPLVDQVAIGSVVGPPPSNPLPPPPEAGVMHTDDVIEDWASDDYNANQGDSPVDKPDEDFSDDEPSSQMSDEDASEASEDTISVLAQAAVEEAMEAAVIQAQSLDANNANQDSMNANFTASYGEQELSSTEVNNSPETRPWARPTLGLSQRYYSNEESDNSEDDKAEWRFSENSPPLSLLRPTPRSNQMQPSHHSDDDDKEPKPLQEEVPVMRKTLTYEAPGSRVESDLPAGRVLSSQTFTAETSNTSTTTHITKTVKGGISETRIEKRIVISGDTEIDHDEALAAALSEARRQHPELSVTRVVVHKETEVSPDHVID
- the epb41l3a gene encoding band 4.1-like protein 3a isoform X6 — its product is MTTEPGEPQEAQLKEAEIFPEAASHSTPKQGAEGGANDLTTPLSPSARVARSPGRNTLSFRTMQAKVTLLDGSLFTCTVEKRSRGFHLFEKVCEHVNLLERDYFCLSFRDADNNKNWLDPAKEMKKQVRGVPWNFSFNVKFYPPDPAQLSEDITRYFLCLQLRQDIVSGRLPCSFATQTVLGSYTVQSELGDYDPDDCGSNYVSELCFAPNQTKEMEEKIIELHKTLRGMTPAEAELNFLENVKKLSMYGVDLHHARDSEGVAIMLGVCSSGLLVYRDRLRINRFSWPKILKISYKRNNFYIKIRPGEFDQFESTIGFKLFNHRAAKRLWKVCVEHHSFFRLVSPEEPPKKFLSLGSKFRYSGRTQIQSRRASAQISRPAPNFPRCVSKRNMLSRSLDGGSRTTPTPSLIGSPAITALPKANGGTHTDMGSGLYAASKSIAVSDLITMVTPERRTEERRVEQEDEVLVVEEVVQEVMEEEEETRATDISPPTPHKQETKTELTDTVDGDLTATESDQDEDLKTQETLSPEDVQKPQSTISALRRSFLEGGGGGGVTEWERRLAASPLRRIDDSPMIEPLEPEEPLPLDSSSSEPKPTFDEMSPELNALLKSARDQETFREHNLLKTSEKVETLLLMTQSHDQDQPLVDQVAIGSVVGPPPSNPLPPPPEAGVMHTDDVIEDWASDDYNANQGDSPVDKPDEDFSDDEPSSQMSDEDASEASEDTISVLAQAAVEEAMEAAVIQAQSLDANNANQDSMNANFTASYGEQELSSTEVNNSPETRPWARPTLGLSQRYYSNEESDNSEDDKAEWRFSENSPPLSLLRPTPRSNQMQPSHHSDDDDKEPKPLQEEVPVMRKTLTYEAPGSRVESDLPAGRVLSSQTFTAETSNTSTTTHITKTVKGGISETRIEKRIVISGDTEIDHDEALAAALSEARRQHPELSVTRVVVHKETEVSPDHVID
- the epb41l3a gene encoding band 4.1-like protein 3a isoform X4 — protein: MTTEPGEPQEAQLKEAEIFPEAASHSTPKQGAEGGANDLTTPLSPSARVARSPGRNTLSFRTMQAKVTLLDGSLFTCTVEKRSRGFHLFEKVCEHVNLLERDYFCLSFRDADNNKNWLDPAKEMKKQVRGVPWNFSFNVKFYPPDPAQLSEDITRYFLCLQLRQDIVSGRLPCSFATQTVLGSYTVQSELGDYDPDDCGSNYVSELCFAPNQTKEMEEKIIELHKTLRGMTPAEAELNFLENVKKLSMYGVDLHHARDSEGVAIMLGVCSSGLLVYRDRLRINRFSWPKILKISYKRNNFYIKIRPGEFDQFESTIGFKLFNHRAAKRLWKVCVEHHSFFRLVSPEEPPKKFLSLGSKFRYSGRTQIQSRRASAQISRPAPNFPRCVSKRNMLSRSLDGGSRTTPTPSLIGSPAITALPKANGGTHTDMGSGLYAASKSIAVSDLITMVTPERRTEERRVEQEDEVLVVEEVVQEVMEEEEETRATDISPPTPHKQETKTELTDTVDGDLTATESDQDEDLKTQETLSPEDVQKPQSTISALRRSFLEGGGGGGVTEWERRLAASPLRRIDDSPMIEPLEPEEPLPLDSSSSEEGGVITNQRSPQPIREKSYTVGRSYDTTSGRTVTMTTRDNSSDVAMTPSIDLDRQVRVIPLSAADDVITGGSLMTICEVKTPISPSEPLSTICVVISETGGSGVRALDPRGAGGSVMTPLLHPRSPVEELNLSPAPSRKSPSMARVPKPTFDEMSPELNALLKSARDQETFREHNLLKTSEKVETLLLMTQSHDQDQPLVDQVAIGSVVGPPPSNPLPPPPEAGVMHTDDVIEDWASDDYNANQGDSPVDKPDEDFSDDEPSSQMSDEDASEASEDTISVLAQAAVEEAMEAAVIQAQSLDANNANQDSMNANFTASYGEQELSSTEVNNSPETRPWARPTLGLSQRYYSNEESDNSEDDKAEWRFSENSPPLSLLRPTPRSNQMQPSHHSDDDDKEPKPLQEEVPVMRKTLTYEAPGSRVESDLPAGRVLSSQTFTAETSNTSTTTHITKTVKGGISETRIEKRIVISGDTEIDHDED